A window from Candidatus Nitrospira neomarina encodes these proteins:
- a CDS encoding FAD:protein FMN transferase — translation MGRMQNILGLCFLILFLAGCQSTPHLVKRSQMLMGTVVFVTAVGADEKIAQRAVKAGLDEIRRLEELLSTWISTSELSRVNAAAGRKSIQVSQETFEVLTRSLEVAKLTQGGFNIALGPAVNAWDVSGEGHVPSQEKLEALRPQIELSNVQLDETTRSVWLRRPGMSIDVGGIGKGYAADLAARVMRTAGATAGVVALSGDIKTFGRMPDTQRFVFGIQHPRKEQGQVLGRIELEDEAVSTAGDYQRYFMKDGVRFHHILDPKTLHPAQGCQSVTVIAKDGVMADGLDTGIFVMGPDKGMALIESLPDVEGVIVDREGTVLVSSGLKNRLSLEP, via the coding sequence ATGGGGCGAATGCAGAATATCCTTGGACTCTGCTTTTTGATTCTCTTCCTGGCGGGCTGCCAGAGCACGCCTCATTTGGTGAAGCGCAGTCAGATGCTGATGGGAACCGTGGTGTTTGTCACGGCGGTTGGAGCAGATGAGAAGATTGCGCAGAGGGCGGTCAAAGCGGGACTTGATGAAATCCGGCGATTAGAAGAGTTGCTGAGCACCTGGATTTCCACCAGTGAATTATCACGGGTGAATGCTGCGGCGGGACGGAAATCCATACAGGTGAGTCAGGAAACCTTTGAAGTCCTCACGCGATCGCTGGAGGTGGCGAAACTCACGCAGGGAGGGTTCAATATCGCCCTTGGTCCAGCGGTGAATGCATGGGATGTCAGCGGGGAAGGGCATGTTCCGTCCCAGGAAAAGCTGGAAGCGCTTCGCCCGCAAATAGAGTTATCAAACGTGCAATTGGATGAAACAACGCGAAGTGTATGGTTGCGGCGTCCTGGAATGTCTATTGATGTTGGGGGGATCGGGAAAGGGTATGCGGCCGACCTCGCTGCCCGCGTGATGCGTACGGCAGGAGCGACCGCAGGCGTGGTCGCTTTGTCGGGGGATATTAAAACCTTCGGACGTATGCCGGATACCCAACGGTTTGTCTTCGGTATCCAGCATCCCCGAAAGGAGCAGGGCCAAGTCTTAGGGCGGATTGAGTTGGAAGATGAAGCGGTCTCCACTGCGGGAGATTATCAACGGTATTTTATGAAAGACGGAGTTCGCTTTCACCATATCCTCGATCCCAAGACCCTTCATCCGGCTCAAGGTTGTCAAAGTGTCACGGTCATAGCCAAGGATGGTGTCATGGCCGATGGGTTGGACACCGGCATTTTTGTCATGGGTCCTGACAAGGGCATGGCCCTCATTGAGTCTTTGCCGGATGTTGAAGGGGTGATTGTCGATCGGGAAGGCACCGTGTTGGTCTCATCGGGTCTGAAGAATCGCTTAAGCCTCGAGCCGTAA
- a CDS encoding Spy/CpxP family protein refolding chaperone: MTITSNTNHKRMIPLWSGVLSLILGFPAMGLATGYAGNAHHPSGYSTSPHGTGAYGHGQAHHGKSMSGGYGTKGSPHQSGHGPHQSASEFIEHILKFKEGMALTEDQVTKLQTIKTDFEKSKIKMKADMQLTSLDLHELLRNDQGDLGAVESKLKSLYEIRAGLYLASVKAGRDAKAVLTDEQRSRMKAVHDRINAHQDGGMTKGHPGGYSHHSKDKQG; encoded by the coding sequence ATGACCATTACAAGCAACACGAACCACAAACGAATGATTCCACTTTGGTCCGGTGTCTTGTCCTTAATTCTGGGATTCCCTGCTATGGGTCTGGCTACTGGATATGCAGGAAATGCGCACCACCCATCCGGGTACAGCACGTCCCCACACGGAACAGGGGCCTATGGCCATGGCCAGGCTCATCATGGCAAGAGCATGTCGGGTGGCTATGGGACAAAGGGAAGCCCTCATCAATCAGGACATGGGCCTCATCAAAGTGCCTCTGAATTCATCGAACACATTTTGAAATTCAAAGAAGGGATGGCTCTTACCGAGGACCAGGTCACCAAACTTCAGACAATTAAAACCGATTTTGAAAAAAGCAAAATTAAAATGAAAGCTGACATGCAACTGACCAGCCTGGATTTGCACGAATTGTTGCGGAATGACCAAGGGGATTTGGGCGCTGTTGAATCGAAGCTAAAGAGTCTTTATGAGATTCGTGCCGGCCTTTACCTGGCATCAGTTAAAGCCGGGCGGGATGCCAAGGCGGTATTAACGGACGAGCAACGCTCTCGCATGAAAGCGGTCCATGATCGCATCAATGCCCATCAAGATGGCGGGATGACGAAAGGTCATCCAGGCGGGTATTCCCACCATTCCAAGGACAAACAAGGCTGA
- a CDS encoding Fur family transcriptional regulator, producing the protein MSKPVKELETLKNHLQKNSLKLTRQRELILTTFLKMEHVTAEQLYHILAKKDPHIGLATIYRTLKLFCETDLAQERHFGSQTQFDNVSHKGHHDHLICTSCGKIVEFQNCQIENLQEEVARKNGFTIQTHKLELYGLCSTCQKAS; encoded by the coding sequence ATGTCAAAGCCGGTCAAAGAGCTCGAAACACTCAAGAATCATCTCCAAAAAAACAGCCTTAAATTAACTCGTCAACGCGAGTTAATTTTGACGACCTTCCTCAAAATGGAGCATGTCACTGCCGAGCAGTTATATCATATCCTCGCCAAAAAAGACCCGCATATTGGCCTGGCCACCATCTATCGCACGCTCAAATTATTCTGTGAAACCGACCTGGCACAGGAGCGCCATTTCGGCTCACAAACGCAATTCGATAATGTGTCTCATAAGGGTCATCATGATCACCTCATTTGCACCTCCTGCGGAAAAATAGTGGAATTTCAAAATTGCCAAATCGAAAATCTCCAAGAAGAGGTGGCGAGAAAAAACGGCTTTACCATTCAAACCCATAAGCTGGAACTGTACGGTCTCTGCAGTACCTGCCAAAAAGCCTCATAA
- a CDS encoding type II toxin-antitoxin system antitoxin SocA domain-containing protein: MRKPSEVTGDRALLIYTLHLTESMGLMSDVKLQQLLFLCELQMLGKGLKGLHFEFVRFPYGAFSKDVDNDLLFLRKKERIENFDVTEQAEGVVGLVEKIMKEPEANQQVMEIIQTVVEKYGPMDTSAIMSAVEAVELGPADNPEQKLAIRDISFHTIMLVPSRIEATEAITLSSAQVKSLNTAMGY, translated from the coding sequence ATGAGAAAACCCTCAGAAGTGACCGGTGACCGCGCTTTGCTGATTTATACGTTGCATTTGACCGAATCGATGGGCCTGATGAGTGACGTGAAACTTCAACAATTATTATTCCTCTGTGAATTGCAAATGTTGGGGAAAGGATTGAAAGGGTTGCATTTTGAATTTGTTCGATTTCCTTATGGGGCCTTCAGCAAGGATGTGGATAATGATTTGCTCTTCTTGCGGAAAAAGGAACGGATAGAGAATTTTGATGTCACGGAACAGGCTGAGGGGGTTGTGGGCTTGGTTGAGAAGATCATGAAGGAACCCGAAGCCAATCAACAGGTCATGGAAATTATTCAGACGGTGGTTGAGAAATATGGACCCATGGATACCAGCGCCATCATGAGTGCCGTGGAGGCAGTGGAATTGGGTCCTGCTGATAATCCGGAGCAAAAACTTGCCATCCGGGATATTTCCTTCCACACCATTATGCTGGTGCCCTCCCGGATTGAAGCAACCGAAGCCATCACGCTTTCCTCCGCACAGGTAAAATCCTTAAATACGGCGATGGGGTATTAA
- a CDS encoding ComEA family DNA-binding protein, producing the protein MRLHSQQVSVFMFALVLSVGLLFPMSWAEATVNKIDINTASLEQLEAVKGVGQDIAHNILAYKKDHGAFKSFDDLGKVKGVGKVRLEALRDTFTVGSTASPEEASPTK; encoded by the coding sequence GTGAGGCTTCATTCACAACAAGTTTCGGTCTTCATGTTTGCTCTGGTTCTTTCCGTTGGCCTGTTGTTCCCCATGTCCTGGGCAGAAGCTACCGTGAACAAGATTGACATTAACACTGCCAGTCTTGAACAACTCGAAGCCGTCAAAGGCGTGGGACAGGATATCGCCCACAACATCCTCGCCTACAAAAAAGATCATGGCGCCTTTAAATCATTCGATGATCTGGGAAAAGTGAAGGGCGTGGGGAAGGTCAGACTGGAAGCGCTGCGGGATACCTTTACCGTCGGCTCAACAGCTTCTCCTGAAGAAGCCTCGCCTACCAAGTAA
- a CDS encoding carboxypeptidase M32 → MSADAALDPLKQTLRQIHHLHDAAAVLSWDQETYMPSGGGAVRAEQLATLQTLAHDQFVSSEMESLLGTFVDLPTGTIHSQHASALDEPSQALLRETWRDFSRAKKLPSAFVNQLERECSLAQQVWAEARKTNDFQRFLPNLQRVVKLKQQEADYLGYADSPYNALLDTYEPGSTVAQLRPLFATLRTELIRLLDHIRQSPVQPNSRLLTQSYGHTPQMDFGRLVLKHMGYDFQRGRLDLSEHPFTTAFHPTDVRVTTRVFETDLPSCLFSCIHEGGHGLYEQGLPAKQYGTPLGEAISLGIHESQSRLWENCVGRSRAFWQYFYPKLQEVFPTQLGQVSAEDFYLAINRVAPSFVRVEADELTYNLHIMVRFEIELEIIEGRLHVDDLPEIWNAKIQDYLGIVPSSDAEGVLQDVHWSFGAFGYFPTYTLGNLYAAMLFRQAHKDLPDLDQAISQGNLLPLKGWLNDKVHRWGRQYTATDLLTRVTGQALTPEPFIQDLRQKFGTLYQFPTTGPSSSSQ, encoded by the coding sequence ATGTCCGCTGACGCTGCTCTTGATCCCCTGAAACAGACCTTGCGACAGATCCATCACTTGCATGATGCCGCAGCCGTGCTCTCCTGGGATCAGGAAACCTATATGCCTTCAGGAGGAGGAGCGGTTCGCGCGGAGCAACTGGCCACTCTCCAAACGCTGGCCCATGACCAATTTGTTTCGTCTGAGATGGAATCCCTGCTTGGAACGTTTGTGGATCTCCCCACCGGAACAATACATTCCCAGCACGCGTCTGCCTTGGACGAACCCTCACAGGCTCTCCTTCGCGAGACCTGGCGGGACTTTTCCCGTGCGAAAAAATTGCCGTCGGCCTTCGTCAATCAGCTTGAGCGGGAATGTTCTTTGGCGCAACAAGTATGGGCGGAAGCCAGGAAGACGAATGACTTCCAACGGTTTCTGCCGAATCTGCAACGGGTCGTGAAACTTAAGCAACAAGAGGCGGACTATTTGGGTTACGCGGATTCTCCCTATAATGCGTTACTCGACACCTACGAACCGGGATCGACCGTGGCCCAATTACGTCCACTCTTTGCCACCTTGCGGACGGAGCTGATTCGTCTGCTTGACCACATTCGACAGTCCCCTGTCCAACCCAACTCCCGACTCCTGACGCAATCGTATGGACATACCCCACAGATGGACTTTGGCCGGCTTGTGCTCAAGCACATGGGCTATGATTTTCAACGCGGACGCCTGGATTTGTCGGAGCATCCGTTTACAACGGCGTTCCATCCAACAGATGTACGGGTGACCACGCGCGTCTTCGAAACGGATCTTCCTTCCTGTCTCTTTAGCTGTATTCACGAAGGAGGGCATGGCCTGTACGAACAAGGGTTACCCGCAAAACAATATGGCACTCCATTAGGTGAAGCCATTTCTCTGGGTATTCATGAGAGCCAATCCCGATTATGGGAAAATTGCGTGGGGCGATCCCGGGCCTTCTGGCAATATTTTTACCCGAAACTTCAGGAGGTTTTTCCGACACAGTTGGGGCAAGTCAGTGCGGAAGACTTCTACCTGGCGATCAACCGGGTGGCCCCGTCGTTTGTCCGGGTCGAAGCCGATGAACTGACGTACAACCTGCATATCATGGTGCGATTTGAAATTGAGCTGGAAATTATTGAAGGCCGTTTGCATGTTGATGATCTGCCGGAAATCTGGAACGCCAAAATTCAGGACTACCTGGGGATCGTGCCTTCCTCCGATGCAGAAGGTGTGCTGCAGGACGTGCACTGGTCCTTTGGAGCGTTTGGCTATTTCCCCACCTACACGCTTGGGAATCTGTATGCGGCCATGCTATTTCGGCAGGCCCACAAGGATCTCCCAGATCTCGACCAGGCCATCAGTCAAGGTAACTTGCTTCCATTGAAAGGCTGGCTGAATGATAAGGTCCATCGTTGGGGACGACAATATACGGCAACCGATTTACTCACCCGTGTGACGGGGCAGGCCCTGACTCCTGAACCCTTTATTCAAGACCTCAGACAGAAATTCGGCACCTTGTATCAATTTCCGACAACCGGTCCTTCATCTTCCTCTCAGTAA
- a CDS encoding O-methyltransferase: protein MKSLVLPDIEAYAEAHSLPESEVCRRLREETYRNMDCPQMVVGPLEGAFLKVMALSVGAKRVLEIGTFTGYSALCMAECLPDDGVVITCDIDPESTAMAKRYWAQSAHGTKIHLRLGPALETMATLTGTFDLIFIDADKANYVNYFRQALELISDQGVILIDNVLWNGDVLTYPAPDTNTAAIQELNRVVHAEPRVSAVLLTIRDGIFLIKLRPSPNANARVAQQQAQQ from the coding sequence ATGAAATCCTTGGTGCTGCCGGACATTGAAGCCTATGCCGAAGCGCACTCCTTGCCGGAATCGGAGGTGTGTCGGCGACTTCGGGAGGAAACGTATCGGAATATGGACTGCCCTCAGATGGTGGTCGGTCCATTGGAAGGGGCTTTTTTAAAGGTCATGGCGTTGAGTGTGGGAGCCAAACGGGTGTTGGAAATCGGCACCTTTACGGGCTATAGCGCCCTCTGTATGGCGGAATGTCTTCCGGATGATGGAGTGGTCATCACGTGTGATATCGATCCTGAGTCCACGGCTATGGCCAAGCGGTATTGGGCTCAGAGCGCTCATGGGACGAAGATTCATCTTCGCCTCGGCCCCGCCTTGGAAACGATGGCGACATTGACTGGAACATTTGACCTGATCTTCATCGATGCCGACAAAGCCAATTATGTGAATTATTTTCGTCAGGCATTAGAGTTAATATCAGATCAAGGCGTCATACTCATTGATAATGTTCTGTGGAATGGAGATGTGCTGACATATCCGGCTCCCGATACCAATACGGCCGCCATACAAGAACTGAATCGAGTCGTGCATGCCGAGCCGCGGGTCTCAGCGGTCCTGTTGACCATTCGCGATGGGATATTTTTGATCAAGCTGCGACCATCCCCCAACGCCAATGCTCGGGTGGCGCAACAACAGGCACAGCAATAA
- a CDS encoding tetratricopeptide repeat-containing protein — protein MKPHAFVAMPFGVKKDSQGTEIDFNRVYDELIKPALDEAGLDVFRADEEERAGDIRTDMFQELLIADLVVADLTIDNPNVWYELGVRHALRARGVVLICGGRVTTAFDLYTDRKLRYSIKNSGPDPATLEQEKKNLSSLVKATMESWHGRKVSPVYHLMPNLQEPDWKTLRIGDVREFWDQHEAWEARVNLARKSGYIGDVLVLADEAPIAAFRAEAWIKAGEALRKAEHFDFALEQLEHGLAIEPNNLRGLREQGICLQRLALAGSPSHSLDRARAHYRKVLDLYPLDAEAWALLGRVDKDAWIAAWRQSGRTAEQMREEAAYEDALLRGAIDSYAKAYRHNPSHYYSGINALTLMHLYRHLTNDARYDRDRETMAGAVRFAAECEPDEQQWFWSKATLGDLEVLIGTPETTKAAYKEAIAKNDKDWFALKSSCAQLQLLKDLDFRPDTVGAGLATFDRALQKLEKPDDRWRPRQVFLFSGHMIDAPERPTPRFPADKESIAAQKISEALKQLGAGPEDLALTQGACGGDLLFTEACQHRKVIVQWLQPFDEPAFIQKSVICRGEVWRNRYLAAKAKLTRGIRSAPEQLGPPPKGVDPFERCNLWLLYTALAYGVDKVHFICLWDGGGGDGPGGTAHMYQEVKGRTGNVTWIDSRNL, from the coding sequence ATGAAGCCACATGCGTTTGTCGCGATGCCGTTCGGCGTGAAGAAAGACAGCCAGGGCACCGAGATTGATTTCAACCGGGTCTATGATGAATTGATCAAGCCTGCCCTTGATGAGGCAGGCTTGGATGTCTTCCGTGCTGACGAGGAGGAACGTGCCGGTGATATCCGGACGGATATGTTCCAGGAACTCCTCATCGCCGACCTCGTGGTGGCCGACCTCACTATTGATAATCCCAATGTCTGGTACGAGCTGGGTGTGCGCCATGCGCTGCGCGCCCGCGGCGTCGTCCTGATTTGTGGCGGGCGCGTGACGACCGCTTTCGATCTGTATACCGACCGCAAACTTCGTTACAGCATCAAAAACAGTGGACCCGATCCGGCGACATTAGAGCAGGAAAAGAAGAACCTTTCGAGCCTCGTCAAGGCCACCATGGAGTCGTGGCATGGCCGCAAGGTGAGTCCGGTATATCACCTCATGCCCAATCTTCAGGAACCGGACTGGAAGACGCTCCGCATAGGCGATGTGCGGGAATTCTGGGATCAGCATGAGGCATGGGAAGCGCGCGTAAATTTAGCGCGAAAATCCGGCTACATCGGGGATGTGCTGGTTTTGGCAGACGAGGCGCCCATTGCCGCGTTTCGAGCGGAAGCATGGATCAAGGCCGGTGAAGCTTTGCGGAAAGCTGAGCATTTTGACTTCGCCTTGGAACAGCTCGAACATGGTCTGGCCATTGAGCCGAATAATCTCAGAGGGCTACGCGAGCAGGGCATCTGTCTGCAACGACTGGCCCTGGCCGGTTCTCCAAGTCATTCGTTGGATCGTGCGCGCGCCCACTACCGCAAGGTCTTAGATCTGTATCCACTCGATGCTGAGGCCTGGGCTCTGCTCGGCCGTGTCGACAAGGATGCCTGGATTGCCGCGTGGCGTCAGTCCGGCAGAACCGCAGAGCAGATGCGAGAGGAAGCCGCTTACGAAGATGCTCTCTTGCGCGGGGCAATCGACAGTTATGCCAAGGCCTACCGCCATAATCCCAGCCATTACTATTCCGGCATCAATGCGCTCACATTGATGCATCTCTACCGTCATTTGACCAATGATGCACGCTATGATCGTGACAGGGAGACCATGGCCGGTGCCGTGCGATTTGCCGCCGAATGTGAACCGGATGAGCAGCAGTGGTTTTGGTCCAAAGCGACGCTCGGCGATCTGGAAGTGTTGATCGGCACGCCGGAGACGACGAAGGCAGCCTATAAGGAAGCTATCGCCAAGAACGACAAGGACTGGTTCGCACTCAAATCCAGCTGCGCGCAGTTGCAACTCCTCAAAGACCTGGATTTCCGTCCGGACACAGTCGGTGCCGGTCTGGCTACCTTCGACCGCGCATTACAGAAGCTGGAGAAGCCGGATGATCGCTGGCGACCCCGGCAGGTGTTCCTCTTTAGTGGTCACATGATTGATGCACCGGAACGACCGACTCCGCGGTTTCCTGCGGACAAAGAATCCATCGCCGCCCAGAAAATCTCGGAGGCCTTGAAGCAACTGGGCGCGGGGCCAGAAGATCTCGCACTCACTCAGGGCGCTTGTGGCGGCGATCTCCTGTTCACAGAGGCCTGTCAGCACCGCAAGGTGATCGTTCAGTGGCTGCAGCCATTCGATGAACCGGCGTTCATTCAGAAATCCGTTATCTGTAGAGGCGAAGTCTGGCGCAATCGATATTTGGCGGCCAAAGCCAAACTCACACGAGGAATTCGCTCCGCACCGGAACAACTCGGCCCACCTCCAAAAGGTGTGGACCCCTTTGAGCGGTGCAATCTATGGCTGCTCTACACCGCACTGGCGTATGGCGTGGACAAGGTGCACTTCATCTGTTTGTGGGATGGCGGCGGAGGTGACGGTCCTGGCGGGACCGCGCACATGTATCAGGAAGTGAAAGGCAGAACAGGAAACGTCACCTGGATTGACAGCCGGAATCTTTAA
- a CDS encoding patatin-like phospholipase family protein, whose translation MQKKLLARMQSPGPKKILALDGGGIRGMITVEVLAEIENLLRRKLGCGEDFRLADYFDFVAGTSTGAIIAACISVGMTVSEIRDFYRSSGEEMFDKASLLRRFRHTYEDEKLALKLQTVFGKDATLGSDNLKTVLMMVMRNATTDSPWPVSNNPLAKYNQRVREDGCARDNCNLELPLWQLIRASTAAPVYFPPEVVKVGSQEFVFVDGGITMYNNPSFQAFLMATLAPYKMDWSVGEDKMLVVSIGTGTSPKANADLNPNEMNLLYNASSIPSALMSAALNEQDFLCRVFGQCLAGDELDREIGDLKAVKGPVGPDKLFTYLRYNAELTFDGLKKIGLPGIKPEHVQQLDSVKHVTELQQVGQAVAKSVKIEHFAQFA comes from the coding sequence ATGCAAAAAAAATTGCTAGCCCGCATGCAATCTCCCGGCCCGAAAAAAATCCTGGCTCTCGACGGTGGGGGCATCCGCGGGATGATCACCGTAGAGGTCTTAGCTGAAATTGAGAACCTGCTACGCCGGAAACTTGGCTGCGGTGAAGACTTCCGGCTGGCTGACTACTTCGATTTCGTCGCCGGTACCAGTACGGGCGCGATCATCGCGGCCTGTATCTCGGTCGGCATGACCGTGTCCGAGATCCGCGACTTCTACCGCAGCAGTGGGGAAGAGATGTTTGATAAAGCGTCCTTGCTCAGACGCTTTCGCCATACCTATGAGGACGAGAAGCTTGCGTTGAAGTTGCAAACAGTGTTTGGAAAAGACGCCACATTGGGAAGCGACAATCTCAAAACGGTCTTGATGATGGTCATGCGGAATGCCACAACTGACTCGCCATGGCCGGTTTCGAATAACCCCCTGGCGAAATACAACCAGCGAGTACGGGAGGACGGCTGCGCGCGCGACAACTGCAATTTGGAGCTTCCCCTGTGGCAACTGATCCGGGCGAGCACGGCGGCCCCGGTCTATTTTCCACCGGAAGTCGTGAAAGTCGGCAGTCAAGAGTTTGTCTTTGTCGACGGCGGAATCACCATGTATAACAACCCGTCCTTCCAGGCGTTTCTAATGGCCACGCTTGCCCCCTATAAAATGGATTGGTCGGTCGGGGAAGACAAGATGCTGGTCGTGTCGATCGGGACGGGAACCAGTCCCAAGGCGAATGCAGATCTGAATCCCAACGAAATGAATCTCTTATACAACGCCAGTTCCATTCCCTCTGCCCTGATGAGTGCGGCGCTCAACGAGCAGGACTTCCTCTGCCGGGTGTTCGGCCAATGTCTTGCCGGTGATGAGCTGGATCGCGAAATCGGAGACTTGAAAGCAGTGAAGGGGCCGGTCGGTCCCGACAAATTGTTCACCTACCTCAGATATAACGCAGAGCTGACTTTCGACGGATTGAAGAAAATAGGACTTCCGGGGATCAAGCCGGAACATGTGCAACAACTTGATTCGGTAAAGCACGTCACCGAGTTACAGCAGGTGGGCCAGGCGGTCGCGAAGAGCGTGAAAATTGAGCACTTCGCCCAATTTGCTTGA
- a CDS encoding DUF4062 domain-containing protein, producing MNRPRLFLSAVSEELRTARQAVAATVRTLGFDPVSQDDFPTGHGELRQWLREQLDSCEGLIQLVGQGFGAEPPEVDQEYGRVSYTQLEFLYARHQSKKTWVVVIGQDFGRDKPPDQLDLPHDPSCPDHAGYQAERRTLQEDYLTRLTRENHLRHTANNGTELQNIILRLRDELGELRKRAESRESRLTKIVIGILLGLVFLGGGGWWGFQQLQMGVQQVGMVSTEKIRAHLLQTAEETHRRELAEAEIDTDWKRRQQLREEADKAHAVRLSRIDELAASFAEIEGRGTGTNVFQEMTRILTEQGVDEAITYVEKQRSSIFKTVRARAASARERNRADLQPLLQTAALHEAKGQTTEARTLYTDILATEPDWPEALHQYFWFLADQGDLARVRTTLVAASRNYKDAHHIAQRLTASDSRNTQWQRDLSVSFNKLGNVAVAQGQLEEAARDYTEGLTVRKTLAASDPSNTEWQRDLSVSFNKLGDVAVAQGQLEEAARDYTEGLTVRKTLAASDPSNTPRATPATPSGSATCRSPTTGLATWRWRKGS from the coding sequence ATGAATCGACCGCGTCTCTTTCTCTCGGCCGTGAGTGAGGAATTGCGCACCGCTCGTCAGGCTGTGGCGGCCACGGTTCGCACGCTTGGTTTCGATCCCGTCTCCCAGGACGACTTTCCCACCGGGCACGGTGAACTGCGGCAGTGGCTGCGCGAGCAACTCGACTCTTGCGAGGGCCTCATCCAGCTTGTGGGTCAGGGGTTCGGCGCCGAACCACCCGAGGTGGATCAGGAATACGGCCGTGTGTCCTACACCCAGCTTGAGTTCTTGTACGCGCGCCATCAGAGCAAGAAGACTTGGGTGGTTGTGATCGGTCAGGACTTTGGGCGTGACAAGCCGCCCGATCAGCTCGACTTGCCGCATGACCCCAGCTGTCCTGACCACGCCGGGTACCAGGCCGAGCGGCGAACCCTCCAGGAAGATTACCTCACCAGGCTCACCAGGGAGAATCACCTCCGCCATACTGCAAACAACGGCACCGAGTTGCAAAACATCATATTGCGCTTGCGCGATGAACTGGGTGAGTTGCGGAAGCGGGCCGAGAGCAGAGAAAGCCGACTCACCAAGATTGTCATTGGCATTCTTTTGGGTCTTGTGTTCCTAGGCGGCGGTGGCTGGTGGGGCTTCCAACAACTTCAGATGGGAGTCCAGCAGGTCGGCATGGTGAGTACCGAGAAAATCCGTGCCCACCTGTTACAGACCGCGGAAGAAACCCATCGTCGGGAATTGGCCGAGGCTGAGATAGACACGGACTGGAAGAGACGTCAGCAACTGCGCGAAGAGGCCGACAAGGCTCACGCGGTGCGGCTGTCCCGCATAGATGAACTGGCCGCGTCCTTTGCCGAGATCGAGGGTCGCGGCACAGGCACAAACGTCTTTCAGGAAATGACCCGCATTTTGACCGAACAGGGCGTGGACGAGGCTATCACCTATGTGGAGAAACAGCGTTCCTCCATCTTCAAGACCGTTCGCGCCCGCGCTGCATCGGCTCGTGAGCGCAATCGGGCCGACCTTCAACCCCTTCTTCAGACTGCCGCCCTGCACGAGGCCAAGGGGCAGACTACCGAGGCCCGCACACTCTACACGGATATCCTCGCCACCGAACCGGACTGGCCGGAGGCCCTCCATCAGTATTTCTGGTTCCTTGCCGACCAGGGAGACCTTGCCCGCGTCCGCACCACTCTCGTTGCGGCCAGTCGGAACTATAAAGATGCGCACCACATTGCCCAGCGCCTCACTGCGAGCGATTCCCGCAATACCCAGTGGCAGCGCGACCTGTCGGTCTCTTTCAACAAGCTTGGCAACGTGGCGGTGGCGCAAGGGCAGTTAGAAGAGGCGGCGCGGGACTATACCGAAGGGCTGACAGTTCGAAAGACCCTGGCCGCGAGCGACCCCAGCAACACCGAGTGGCAGCGCGACCTGTCGGTCTCTTTCAACAAGCTTGGCGACGTGGCGGTGGCGCAAGGGCAGTTAGAAGAGGCGGCGCGGGACTATACCGAAGGGCTGACAGTTCGAAAGACCCTGGCCGCGAGCGACCCCAGCAACACCCCGCGAGCGACCCCAGCAACACCCAGTGGCAGCGCGACCTGTCGGTCTCCTACGACCGGCTTGGCGACGTGGCGGTGGCGCAAGGGCAGTTAG
- a CDS encoding tetratricopeptide repeat protein gives MAVAQGQLEEAARDYTEGLTVAKTLAASDPSNTEWQRDLSVSFNKLGDVAVAQGQLEEAARDYTEGLTVAKALAASDPSNTEWQRDLSVSYDRLGNVAVAQGQLEEAARDYTEGLTVAKTLAASDPSNTEWQRDLFVSYWKMAGLAERQKGTSEAYVYWRQAFNVLSDIDKRGLHLSPEDRNFLEILREKLGADPG, from the coding sequence GTGGCGGTGGCGCAAGGGCAGTTAGAAGAGGCGGCGCGGGACTATACCGAAGGGCTGACGGTGGCGAAGACCCTGGCCGCGAGCGACCCCAGCAACACCGAGTGGCAGCGCGACCTGTCGGTCTCTTTCAACAAGCTTGGCGACGTGGCGGTGGCGCAAGGGCAATTAGAAGAGGCGGCGCGGGACTATACCGAAGGGCTGACGGTGGCGAAGGCCCTGGCCGCGAGCGACCCCAGCAACACCGAGTGGCAGCGCGACCTGTCGGTCTCCTACGACCGGCTTGGCAACGTGGCGGTGGCGCAGGGGCAGTTAGAAGAGGCGGCGCGGGACTATACCGAAGGGCTGACGGTGGCGAAGACCCTGGCCGCGAGCGACCCCAGCAACACCGAGTGGCAGCGCGACCTGTTTGTGTCCTACTGGAAGATGGCAGGTCTGGCTGAACGGCAGAAGGGAACTAGCGAAGCGTATGTCTATTGGAGACAAGCTTTTAACGTGCTGTCGGACATCGACAAGCGGGGACTGCACCTCTCGCCGGAGGACCGGAATTTTTTGGAAATCCTGCGGGAGAAACTTGGTGCCGATCCAGGTTGA